The following are encoded together in the Bactrocera neohumeralis isolate Rockhampton chromosome 6, APGP_CSIRO_Bneo_wtdbg2-racon-allhic-juicebox.fasta_v2, whole genome shotgun sequence genome:
- the LOC126763391 gene encoding lebercilin, whose translation MISPRKSASALSLIPEERSKLLPVSTKSCESLYSNTSSSKGSSNNLFRRKNALSHQGAGASMGRHATLIPATTEVRQRVLSARRLRMKTFQNQLVDAQQTIADLAHENRILRTLHKRQDSALAKYESTNAELPKLLHSHAEELRVWQAKYRNLQQLNKELEHKLKTKESIILTLSDQNKYYSQLNKDRNLEERQRLSEKLEKLETRLQEKDSDMKLLARRVQIETKNFKQQLLAEQKRTKDALLKLEKARLELSGYRKLDELGEKFSSTLTVGRRKTTTAEEESKLEKDLERILADEVLDDDVKDSETEFHPTVHRVTKTPMNQKIETPLGYGNRKLGSSIVTMAKSQKQRQEGGGVKSTLKSPQRLSRQQLQQQRQQKKSSQLKDEQTHERLPAITDYEEDYENEPDDEFPEVSERHQSNRSIRDYVSIDGGGDGVDTENGEDHVDEDTEEDESDCVNGHSDRKVDDEVGSHGTYNAEFLGEEEHEGESANGDNGEDDDVCNTAKKTSHMKEEISSIRKQISHDYREREAFLDTFCRQANSGVLLEETPKKRGNVSPGQSLPSSRKNKLLAALKAIDDNKSQD comes from the exons ATGATCTCACCGAGAAAGTCCGCATCAGCGCTGAGCCTCATACCGGAGGAACGTAGCAAATTGCTGCC CGTATCCACAAAGAGCTGTGAGAGTCTCTACTCGAACACATCCAGTTCGAAGGGTTCGAGCAATAATTTATTTCGTCGCAAGAATGCTTTGAGCCATCAGGGTGCCGGCGCTAGCATGGGTCGCCACGCTACATTGATACCCGCCACAACGGAGGTGCGGCAACGTGTGCTCTCCGCGCGACGTCTACGCATGAAGACGTTCCAAAATCAATTGGTCGATGCACAACAAACCATAGCG GATCTCGCACATGAAAATCGCATTTTGCGCACACTTCACAAGCGTCAGGACTCGGCTTTGGCCAAGTATGAATCCACCAATGCTGAATTGCCGAAACTTTTACACTCACATGCCGAGGAGTTGCGCGTTTGGCAAGCCAAATACCGTAATCTACAGCAACTCAACAAGGAGCTTGAACATAAACTTAAAACCAAAGAGTCCATAATACTCACACTCAgcgatcaaaataaatattatagtcAGTTGAATAAGGATAG AAATCTGGAAGAACGACAACGTTTGtcggaaaaattggaaaaactgGAAACCCGTTTGCAGGAGAAGGACAGCGATATGAAATTACTGGCGCGTCGCGTACAAATCGaaacgaaaaatttcaaacaacaacTATTGGCTGAGCAAAAACGCACAAAAGACGCGCTGCTAAAACTAGAAAAGGCGCGATTGGAGCTTTCAGGTTACCGCAAGCTGGATGAATTAGGG GAAAAATTCTCATCCACACTCACCGTTGGACGACGTAAAACGACAACTGCAGAGGAAGAATCCAAATTGGAGAAAGATTTAGAACGTATCTTAGCAGATGAGGTATTAGATGATGACGTCAAAGATTCGGAAACTGAATTTCATCCGACTGTTCACCGCGTAACTAAAACACCAATGAACCAGAAAATCGAGACACCTTTAGGCTATGGCAATCGTAAGCTGGGCTCATCCATAGTCACAATGGCGAAGTCACAAAAACAAAGGCAAGAAGGTGGTGGAGTAAAATCGACACTAAAGTCACCGCAACGTTTGTCCCGACagcagttacaacaacaacgtcaacaaAAGAAATCATCTCAACTTAAAGATGAGCAGACACACGAACGACTTCCTGCCATAACCGATTACGAAGAAGATTATGAAAACGAACCGGACGATGAATTTCCCGAAGTGAGTGAACGCCATCAGAGCAATCGTTCCATACGAGATTATGTCAGCATTGACGGCGGTGGGGATGGTGTTGACACCGAAAACGGTGAAGACCATGTCGACGAGGATACAGAGGAAGACGAAAGTGATTGTGTGAATGGTCATTCCGATCGGAAAGTAGATGACGAGGTTGGTTCACATGGGACCTACAACGCTGAGTTTCTGGGAGAGGAAGAACATGAAGGCGAGAGTGCGAACGGCGATAACGGCGAAGATGACGAT GTTTGTAATACAGCCAAGAAAACCTCACATATGAAGGAAGAGATCTCCAGCATACGCAAGCAAATCTCGCACGACTACAGGGAACGTGAGGCGTTCCTCGACACATTCTGCCGACAGGCCAATAGCGGTGTGCTCTTGGAGGAAACGCCCAAAAAGCGAGGCAACGTTTCTCCAGGCCAAAGTTTGCCCAGCAGCCGCAAAAATAAGCTGCTCGCCGCGCTCAAGGCCATCGACGACAACA